The Streptomyces rubrogriseus genomic sequence TCCGCTGGGGCGGGTCGGCGAGCCAGAGGACGTCGCGGCGGCCGTCGCCTTCCTCGCCTCGCGCGACGCCGCCTGGATCACCGGGACCACCCTGGCCGTCGACGGCGGTCTGACCGCGGTCAACACCGGCTTCCGGCGGGCGATCGCGCGGGCGGAGGGCTCGGACTGACGCGTCCGTGCGGTCCGGTGCGGTCAGATGCGGTGCGGTCAGGTGCGGTCCGGTGGCGTTTGTCACGGTTGCGTCGCGGCGGCGGGCGGCACGCAACCAAAGCCGCCGGACGGCGGTCTAGCATGCCGGGATCGCACGAAGGCGAACTTCCGCCCAGCGCACCGCCTCGACGCGAAAGGCATGACCGACCATGGGGGACATACGCAGACGGGGAGCCGTCGCACTCGGGGTCACCGCACTGGTGGCACCGCTCACACTCGCGCTCACGGCGGCACCGGCCCAGGCCGCGAGCTGCACCGCGAAGGCGGGTCCGTACCAGAAGAAGGTGGAGAAGTTCCTCGGCCGCAAGGCCGACGGAAAGCAGTCCACCGCCGACTGCAAGGCGATCCGCGCCTTCCAGACCAAGCACGGCATCCAGCCCAACGCCGGCTACGCGGGCCCCGTCACCTGGGGAGTGATGGACCTGATGACGAAGCAGAAGGCCGTCGGAAAGAACCCGAACAAAGCCGGCAAGTGCCCCACCAACAAGGGCCGTATCGCCTGCGTGAACCTCAGCCTCCAGCTGAGCTGGATCCAGGACGGCAAGAAGCTGGTGTACGGGCCGGTGCCGGTCCGCACCGGGCGCAACGGCTACGAGACCCGCACCGGTCTGAAGAAGGTCTACTGGCGCAACATCGACCACGTCTCGACCATCTACCACGTGCCGATGCCCTACAGCCAGTTCTTCGACGGCGGCCAGGCCTTCCACTCCGTCGGCGTCAGCATGTGGAACCCGCCGGGCTCGCACGGCTGCGTCAACATGACCAAGA encodes the following:
- a CDS encoding L,D-transpeptidase family protein, giving the protein MGDIRRRGAVALGVTALVAPLTLALTAAPAQAASCTAKAGPYQKKVEKFLGRKADGKQSTADCKAIRAFQTKHGIQPNAGYAGPVTWGVMDLMTKQKAVGKNPNKAGKCPTNKGRIACVNLSLQLSWIQDGKKLVYGPVPVRTGRNGYETRTGLKKVYWRNIDHVSTIYHVPMPYSQFFDGGQAFHSVGVSMWNPPGSHGCVNMTKTAAKKYWSLLKKGDDVYVYGRKPGT